In a single window of the Candidatus Bathyarchaeota archaeon genome:
- the dnaG gene encoding DNA primase DnaG, with amino-acid sequence MQDNEKYAPTTKYVVKAKFEVGGVVEKSDVIGAIFGQTEGLFGPDLDLRELQKSGRIGRIGITLESKNDVTKGEIVIPSSLDKASTALIAAAIESVDRIGPCNAKITLDNVLDEREEKRRVITDKAKEILRRWTTEGMPSTDEILTQVSDSIKAGDVVSYGNEGLPAGSEVDVSSSIILVEGRADVIELLKCGINNVIGIEGTKIPKTIIDLSKEKEITAFLDGDRGGDLILKELMQVAELDYVARAPKGKEVEELTPKEILKCIREKVPLEQIKGKKPTKPPADVPKHIFEAAQELRGTLEAVLFDKKGKMMSKIPVSELAEKLSQTDGVDTVLFDGIVTQRLLDIADEKKVKCLIGDRVSEVVKTPVDIKIMKLSEIIGE; translated from the coding sequence TTGCAGGATAATGAAAAGTATGCACCTACTACAAAGTATGTTGTAAAAGCAAAATTTGAAGTCGGAGGAGTAGTCGAAAAATCCGACGTCATAGGAGCTATCTTTGGTCAGACTGAAGGACTCTTTGGACCTGATCTAGATCTTCGTGAATTGCAGAAAAGCGGTAGAATAGGCAGAATTGGAATAACACTTGAATCAAAAAACGATGTTACGAAAGGAGAAATCGTTATCCCATCAAGTCTAGACAAAGCTTCTACCGCCTTAATCGCTGCAGCTATTGAAAGTGTGGATAGAATTGGACCTTGTAACGCAAAAATAACCCTTGATAATGTATTAGATGAAAGAGAAGAAAAAAGAAGAGTGATTACTGATAAAGCAAAAGAAATCTTAAGAAGATGGACTACCGAGGGAATGCCAAGTACGGATGAGATCCTAACCCAAGTCTCAGATTCCATAAAAGCTGGTGATGTAGTAAGTTATGGCAATGAGGGTCTTCCTGCTGGTTCAGAAGTTGATGTTAGCAGTTCAATTATATTGGTTGAAGGAAGAGCGGACGTTATAGAGTTGCTAAAATGCGGAATAAACAACGTGATAGGCATAGAGGGCACAAAAATTCCAAAAACGATAATTGACCTAAGTAAGGAGAAAGAGATTACCGCGTTTCTGGACGGCGATCGAGGAGGGGATTTAATACTCAAAGAGCTTATGCAAGTCGCTGAATTGGATTACGTAGCTCGTGCGCCAAAGGGTAAAGAGGTTGAAGAATTAACCCCCAAAGAGATATTGAAATGTATCAGAGAGAAAGTCCCTCTAGAGCAGATTAAAGGTAAAAAACCAACTAAACCCCCAGCGGATGTACCAAAGCATATTTTTGAAGCTGCCCAAGAGTTGCGTGGCACTTTGGAAGCTGTACTCTTTGATAAAAAAGGTAAAATGATGTCTAAAATTCCTGTCAGTGAATTGGCAGAAAAACTTTCTCAAACTGATGGCGTAGATACTGTTCTTTTCGATGGAATAGTAACTCAAAGATTATTGGATATAGCTGATGAAAAGAAGGTAAAATGTTTAATCGGGGATAGAGTT